From the Bacillus tuaregi genome, one window contains:
- the yppF gene encoding YppF family protein — MMMLEELTRRFESVKKRNPLHANELLDYLQKSYIYEELSIVEYKKFFSELHKLEAQKPEQFVFSAAM, encoded by the coding sequence ATGATGATGCTAGAAGAGTTAACTAGACGTTTTGAATCGGTAAAAAAGCGTAACCCATTACATGCCAATGAATTATTAGATTATCTGCAAAAAAGCTATATCTATGAAGAATTATCTATTGTAGAATACAAAAAATTCTTCTCGGAGCTTCACAAGCTTGAAGCGCAAAAGCCAGAGCAATTTGTTTTTTCAGCAGCCATGTAA